One genomic region from Melioribacteraceae bacterium encodes:
- a CDS encoding response regulator, producing the protein MNILLFESSKEVRSSLVRNIEAIAYNINVAAVSGIDDTIDLIKSRSFDLAIIDMDYLHGRFREIISLLRQNNPDAAIILLTLFPNIDIMRKFMSNGADFCFDKIGQFEEILEKIRSLMETQHSVKSRREMQKMFQIA; encoded by the coding sequence ATGAACATTTTACTTTTTGAAAGTTCAAAAGAAGTAAGATCATCGCTTGTAAGGAACATTGAAGCGATAGCATACAATATAAATGTAGCGGCTGTCTCAGGAATTGACGACACTATTGATTTAATTAAAAGCCGGAGCTTTGACCTCGCAATTATAGACATGGATTATCTGCATGGCCGTTTCAGAGAGATTATTAGCCTGTTAAGGCAGAATAATCCCGATGCTGCAATAATTCTTCTGACACTATTTCCGAATATTGATATAATGAGAAAATTTATGTCGAATGGAGCCGATTTTTGTTTCGATAAAATCGGGCAGTTCGAAGAAATTCTTGAAAAGATAAGAAGTTTAATGGAAACGCAGCATTCAGTTAAATCCCGCAGAGAAATGCAGAAGATGTTTCAGATAGCTTAA
- a CDS encoding response regulator transcription factor — translation MIKIFVADDHSLIREGIKNLVGLESDLKIVGETADPFTVCDRIRETNPDIILLDISMPGKSGLDVLKEVKQILPDVKVLIMSMLPEDQFAKRTLKAGASGYITKDSLPDDILTAIRRVASGRKYVSEFLAEKLANDLYDHTEKQPHEILSDREFQILKMIASGKSQSDISDELAISVSTVNTYRSRILEKLNFKSNADIIRYAIQNNLME, via the coding sequence ATGATTAAGATTTTTGTTGCCGATGATCATTCCCTGATACGCGAAGGGATTAAAAATCTTGTGGGACTAGAAAGCGATCTCAAAATTGTGGGTGAGACCGCAGATCCGTTTACTGTTTGTGACCGGATAAGAGAAACCAATCCGGATATTATTCTTCTCGATATTTCCATGCCCGGCAAAAGCGGTCTGGATGTGCTTAAGGAAGTAAAACAGATTCTGCCGGATGTAAAAGTGCTGATTATGTCGATGTTGCCTGAAGACCAGTTTGCCAAGCGGACTCTGAAAGCCGGTGCTTCAGGATATATTACCAAAGACTCACTGCCCGACGATATCCTTACGGCAATCCGGAGAGTCGCTTCCGGCCGCAAGTATGTAAGCGAATTCCTTGCGGAAAAACTTGCAAACGACCTTTATGATCATACCGAGAAACAACCTCATGAAATTCTATCGGACCGTGAATTTCAGATACTCAAAATGATTGCTTCTGGAAAATCTCAATCCGATATTTCTGATGAACTGGCAATCAGTGTAAGTACTGTTAATACTTATCGCAGTAGAATACTGGAAAAACTGAATTTCAAAAGCAACGCTGATATTATACGATATGCGATTCAAAATAATTTGATGGAATAA
- a CDS encoding nitroreductase family protein, whose product MTKLKTIHYTHPLTLKPAESIERSKNFFDLMSKRRTVREFSSRNISIDLIRNCISTAGTSPSGANRQPWHFVIVSDPRIKKKIRAAAEAEEKEFYNGKAPAEWLEAIAPLGTDEHKPFLETAPYLIVIFEKKYDETGDNKIVKNYYTKESVGIATGILITALHNAGISTLTHTPAPMKFLNEILERPDNEKPFLILVAGYPEENCLVPEIKRKSLDQIAVFR is encoded by the coding sequence ATGACCAAACTCAAAACGATTCATTATACTCATCCTCTTACTTTAAAGCCTGCTGAATCGATTGAAAGATCAAAAAATTTTTTTGATCTAATGAGCAAACGGAGGACAGTAAGAGAATTCTCTTCCAGAAATATTTCCATTGACCTAATAAGGAATTGTATCTCTACCGCCGGAACATCTCCCAGCGGAGCTAACCGTCAGCCATGGCATTTTGTTATAGTGTCAGATCCTCGTATCAAGAAAAAGATTCGTGCGGCTGCTGAAGCCGAGGAAAAGGAATTCTATAACGGTAAAGCCCCTGCCGAATGGCTCGAAGCGATTGCACCGCTAGGCACAGACGAACATAAACCTTTCCTCGAAACCGCACCATACCTCATTGTGATCTTCGAAAAAAAATACGATGAGACCGGCGACAACAAAATTGTTAAGAATTATTACACAAAAGAGTCGGTAGGAATAGCAACTGGAATTCTGATTACAGCTCTTCACAATGCCGGAATTTCTACACTCACTCACACACCTGCTCCGATGAAATTTCTTAATGAGATTCTTGAGCGGCCCGATAACGAAAAACCTTTTCTGATATTAGTGGCTGGTTACCCCGAAGAAAACTGTTTAGTTCCTGAGATAAAAAGAAAGAGTCTTGATCAGATTGCCGTGTTCAGATAA
- a CDS encoding serine hydrolase translates to MMKLLIFALLTSFLIITCDSANIDENEPVTQILMPELTGDGWEVASLNSAGLNETKFKELINRLNTTSNHRIHSILVARHGKLVFEKYYPGAKFNLGQFTGEYGYSINDLHVLCSATKSITSALLGIAMDLGYIQSVDQKVFDFFPEYSSILSESPSKGNMTIKHLLTMTSGLTYDDESLPYTDSRNDMTRFFVSSDPIGFLLSKPLFAEPGTVFDYDNCNTNILGRIISKAVNKRIDQFAAEFLFGKLGIRQCEWQIVRGDVILCSGDLHLRPRDMAKFGQLFLNNGIWEGEDVISSGWCGISTSASLNPNNYNNEFTWAGGYGYQWWQKTFYSGSKSYPSYFAAGWGGQHIFIIPSLNMIIVTTAGNWYDPEIISPFTIVSDYIIPSVK, encoded by the coding sequence ATGATGAAACTTTTAATATTTGCATTGCTCACTTCATTCTTGATTATAACCTGCGATTCGGCAAACATTGATGAAAATGAACCGGTCACTCAGATCCTGATGCCGGAATTAACCGGCGACGGCTGGGAAGTAGCCTCGCTTAATTCGGCAGGACTCAATGAAACAAAATTCAAAGAACTAATCAACCGCTTAAACACTACCAGCAACCACCGTATTCATAGTATTCTTGTAGCTAGACACGGGAAACTCGTCTTTGAAAAATATTATCCGGGAGCAAAATTCAATCTTGGTCAGTTTACCGGAGAATACGGATATAGTATTAACGACCTTCACGTTTTATGTTCTGCTACCAAAAGCATTACTTCGGCGCTGTTAGGGATAGCAATGGACCTCGGTTATATTCAATCGGTCGATCAGAAGGTATTCGATTTCTTTCCCGAGTATTCGTCTATCCTGTCTGAATCCCCATCTAAAGGAAATATGACAATAAAACATCTTCTTACTATGACCTCGGGACTAACTTACGATGACGAATCTCTTCCATACACGGATTCCCGCAATGATATGACCCGTTTTTTTGTAAGCAGCGACCCGATCGGATTTCTTCTTTCCAAACCGCTCTTCGCCGAACCCGGAACCGTTTTTGATTATGATAACTGCAATACGAACATACTCGGAAGAATAATCAGCAAAGCGGTGAATAAGAGGATTGATCAGTTTGCTGCTGAATTTCTTTTCGGTAAACTCGGTATCAGACAATGTGAATGGCAGATAGTAAGGGGCGATGTCATACTCTGCTCCGGGGATCTTCATCTGCGCCCCAGGGACATGGCTAAGTTCGGTCAGCTTTTTCTCAATAATGGAATTTGGGAGGGGGAGGATGTTATTTCATCCGGATGGTGCGGCATATCTACATCGGCATCCCTCAATCCCAACAATTACAATAATGAATTTACCTGGGCGGGCGGATATGGGTATCAATGGTGGCAGAAGACTTTTTACAGCGGTTCGAAATCATATCCGTCTTATTTTGCTGCGGGCTGGGGCGGGCAGCATATTTTTATTATTCCATCGTTAAATATGATTATAGTAACAACGGCGGGAAACTGGTACGACCCTGAGATTATTTCCCCTTTCACAATTGTCTCCGATTATATAATCCCTTCGGTAAAGTGA
- a CDS encoding RNA methyltransferase, translated as MFSKNQLKYFANLNQKKYRLLEQKFLVEGHKLIIEALRAKLNCEAILTTGSFRDTNPSFFKNQLLKDLSVELISHNELERISDTQTPQGIIGVFAIPKPKPVNLNKEKIIVALESISDPGNMGTIIRTSDWFGINYLFTSNDSAETFNPKVIRSSAGSVFHVNVIGFDNFYGELEHLKKNNYKVLVTDLNGENLYSFSKPENSVIVFSSEAHGPSQELLNIADHVLTIPRKGRAESLNVASSAAVFLSELT; from the coding sequence ATGTTTTCTAAGAATCAGCTTAAATATTTCGCGAATCTGAACCAGAAAAAGTACCGTCTCCTCGAACAGAAGTTCCTGGTAGAGGGTCATAAGCTTATTATCGAAGCTCTCCGCGCAAAATTAAACTGCGAAGCAATTCTTACTACCGGTTCATTTCGGGATACTAATCCGTCGTTCTTCAAAAACCAACTCCTTAAAGATCTATCTGTCGAACTGATCAGTCATAACGAACTCGAAAGAATCTCCGATACTCAAACACCCCAGGGAATTATCGGTGTTTTCGCTATTCCTAAACCTAAACCGGTAAACCTTAACAAAGAGAAAATAATCGTTGCTCTTGAATCGATCTCCGATCCCGGCAATATGGGTACGATTATAAGAACCTCCGACTGGTTCGGAATCAATTATCTGTTTACGTCTAATGACTCAGCAGAAACATTTAATCCGAAAGTTATCCGATCGTCTGCCGGCTCCGTATTTCATGTGAATGTCATTGGATTCGATAATTTCTACGGCGAACTTGAACACCTCAAAAAAAATAATTATAAAGTTCTTGTTACAGATTTAAACGGAGAGAATCTTTACAGTTTCAGTAAACCTGAAAATTCGGTAATTGTTTTTTCGAGCGAAGCGCACGGCCCTTCTCAGGAACTCCTTAATATTGCCGATCATGTTTTAACCATTCCGAGAAAAGGTAGAGCTGAATCTTTGAATGTTGCCAGCTCCGCTGCGGTTTTTCTATCTGAACTGACATAG
- a CDS encoding response regulator transcription factor yields the protein MKKILLVDDSPEIVTSLIRWLNLLQNFEIIGVAETEASAVQLFNDNLPDIVILDINLKKGTGLDVLSEIKRKSPETKVIILTNYSIDIFKKTSIGFGADYFYDKTNDIEQLIKTLSKLKL from the coding sequence GTGAAAAAAATACTCCTTGTTGACGATTCACCCGAAATTGTTACAAGCCTTATAAGATGGTTAAATCTCCTTCAAAACTTTGAAATAATCGGAGTTGCGGAAACTGAGGCAAGTGCAGTTCAGCTTTTCAACGATAACCTTCCCGATATTGTAATCCTCGATATCAATCTGAAAAAGGGTACCGGTCTCGATGTTCTTTCAGAAATTAAAAGAAAAAGTCCGGAAACAAAGGTTATTATTCTTACAAATTATTCAATCGATATTTTTAAGAAAACGTCAATTGGTTTCGGGGCAGACTATTTTTACGATAAGACTAACGACATTGAACAGCTCATAAAAACTCTCAGCAAGCTGAAATTATAA
- a CDS encoding PAS domain S-box protein, translating to MINRTDIKMKNKSERKLTISFLILSLFLIISGFIYYGSLKDEAVNNIYRELKLISDYKNDEIDNWLQKSFADTEIFFNNPVVKEKVEICLTKTGIECESEHFRKMFKDLKEQHFLSSVNISSPEGEIILSYPDDVEVDQHKKLFINQTVTTKSKIFTDIYFCLNDSSVHLATYLPIIKNVNGTDSVIAVVVLETSPEKVIFPLLKNYPAFFETAESFLARKDSSGIHFISDLRFINNRGLDFRKPYTQKDLPAVQAITGGEKFLSGIDYREKEVFAVTTIIEGLNWILVTKIDKEEVYATLIEKGIWISIIIATLLFTAGTVIYSYYRKIREESYKKILEAELNRKAVVSHYESFIKNANDIIIMAEPSGKILEANYKAVETYGYSIEELRNLNLRDLTAKSKEKAPDHEKHNQLSGSGNIYETKHITKSGRTIDVEVSSRVIVIDNLEFIQCIVRNISDRKYAEEKLKQSNILLKSIIDGTKDAIYIKDVEGKYILANKAAAGFLGKDVEEIIGRDDSEFFTEGTDKVILENDSKVLNEGITVKTEEILVSDGVKRIFDAVKFPWRDSNGNIIGLIGISRDYTERIELLNKLKEEKARLSALITTLDEAVFEFDDKGTYLDIWAADENVLVLPKNELIGKSIFDVIPPDLAETFVDLIKKVHMTGQTEHIEYKLEVLDGERWFLGRINPIVSASGEVKSVSFITRDITKRKRAEKALLLSESKYKDLSELLPQSIFEVDISGNLTFANELAFSTFGYSKEDFSKNLSVIQMIAPSDREKAKRNLERVLRGDKSDTHEYSAMRKDGSTFPVMVFSNRILNDGKVIGLRGVIVDITERIQYERALQESETRYRSLIENSPIAIGISRNLKFVYVNPAFAKMYGYNNPEELTNRPLSDAVSQKDLKEFIDRASKREKGLPVENEYEAIGLRKDGSEFYINAAVTRVELSDGPATIGFFTDITQRKYAENALKESEEKYRELFDANPQPMWVYDLQTLKFLAVNESAINHYGYTRDEFLNMTIKEIRPAIDIPRLLESINDYQGIDHAGLWRHLKKDGTQIEVEIISHAIIFNGRKADLVLATDITEKLRAQEEVVKLSRAVEQSPVAIVITNTEGLIEYVNPKYEELTGYKFEEVKDKKTNVLRSGHTTKEEYRKLWETIVSGNEWRGEFHNRKKNGDLFWASTSISPIKNGEDEVKYYLAIKEDVTERKELMNELIRAKEKAERSNELKSEFLAQVSHEIRTPLNAMLSYSRFIQDELEENGITSELIGESVDGIQISGKRIIRTIDLILNVSELQTGLYEYYPKVVSLREEILGPIKNEFALLAEEKRIDFKINIETEHDSVICDEYSVGQIFNNLIDNAIKYTNEGFVKVNLYRDLQDKLVVTVEDSGIGISEDYLSDLFTPFSQEDQGYSRKFDGNGLGMALVKKYCELNEIGIDVESCKGTGTKFRLTFPSDNTFKVNYNFMNSMDRENKF from the coding sequence ATGATTAATCGTACAGACATAAAGATGAAAAATAAAAGTGAGAGAAAGTTAACTATTAGTTTTCTCATCCTTTCATTATTCCTGATCATTTCAGGTTTTATTTATTACGGTTCGCTTAAAGATGAAGCCGTAAATAATATTTACAGGGAGCTTAAACTTATTTCAGATTACAAGAACGACGAAATAGACAACTGGCTTCAGAAATCATTTGCAGATACCGAAATTTTCTTCAACAATCCGGTTGTTAAAGAAAAAGTTGAAATCTGTTTGACCAAAACCGGAATAGAATGTGAGAGTGAACATTTCAGAAAAATGTTTAAGGATTTAAAGGAACAACATTTTCTAAGTTCTGTAAATATATCCAGCCCGGAAGGTGAAATAATCCTTTCATATCCCGACGATGTTGAAGTCGACCAGCATAAAAAATTATTTATCAATCAAACTGTAACAACAAAATCAAAAATATTTACAGACATATATTTCTGTTTAAACGACAGTTCAGTGCACCTCGCCACCTATCTTCCGATTATTAAGAATGTGAACGGAACTGATTCAGTAATCGCAGTAGTAGTACTCGAGACTTCACCGGAAAAGGTCATATTCCCTCTGCTAAAGAATTACCCCGCATTTTTCGAAACGGCTGAATCATTTCTTGCAAGGAAGGATTCTTCCGGTATCCATTTTATAAGCGACTTAAGATTTATTAACAACCGCGGATTAGATTTCCGGAAACCATATACACAGAAGGATCTTCCGGCTGTTCAGGCTATAACCGGTGGGGAGAAATTTTTAAGCGGAATTGATTACAGGGAGAAAGAAGTATTTGCTGTAACAACCATAATTGAAGGATTGAACTGGATTCTGGTAACCAAAATTGATAAGGAAGAGGTTTATGCAACTCTTATTGAAAAAGGGATCTGGATTTCAATAATAATTGCAACCCTGCTGTTTACAGCCGGGACGGTTATATATAGTTACTACCGTAAAATACGTGAGGAATCCTACAAAAAAATACTTGAGGCTGAATTAAACAGAAAAGCTGTTGTAAGTCACTACGAGTCGTTTATTAAAAATGCTAATGATATTATAATTATGGCTGAGCCCTCAGGTAAAATTCTTGAGGCAAATTACAAAGCCGTTGAAACATACGGTTATTCGATTGAAGAGCTTAGAAATCTTAATCTAAGGGATCTTACAGCTAAGTCAAAAGAAAAAGCTCCTGATCATGAAAAACATAATCAGCTTTCCGGTTCCGGAAATATTTACGAAACAAAGCATATAACAAAGAGCGGAAGGACAATCGACGTTGAAGTAAGTTCCAGGGTGATAGTGATCGACAATCTCGAATTCATTCAGTGCATTGTCAGGAATATCTCCGATAGAAAATATGCCGAGGAAAAATTAAAGCAGAGCAACATTCTGCTTAAATCGATTATTGACGGCACCAAAGACGCCATATACATTAAAGATGTTGAAGGAAAATACATTCTTGCAAACAAAGCAGCCGCCGGATTTCTAGGCAAGGATGTTGAAGAAATTATCGGCAGAGACGATTCAGAATTTTTTACAGAAGGAACCGACAAAGTAATTCTTGAAAACGACAGCAAGGTTCTAAATGAGGGAATAACCGTTAAGACAGAAGAGATACTTGTAAGCGACGGCGTAAAAAGAATATTCGATGCAGTTAAATTCCCGTGGCGGGATTCGAACGGCAACATTATCGGATTGATCGGCATAAGCAGGGACTACACGGAGCGTATTGAACTTCTGAATAAATTGAAGGAGGAAAAAGCCAGGCTGAGTGCACTAATTACAACTCTTGACGAAGCGGTTTTCGAATTCGATGATAAGGGAACATACCTCGATATCTGGGCTGCGGACGAAAATGTTCTTGTTTTACCAAAGAATGAATTAATTGGCAAGAGCATATTCGATGTGATTCCTCCAGATCTTGCTGAAACGTTTGTTGATTTGATCAAAAAAGTACATATGACAGGGCAGACAGAGCATATTGAGTACAAATTAGAAGTTCTGGATGGAGAACGGTGGTTCCTCGGAAGAATTAATCCGATAGTTAGCGCCTCAGGTGAAGTGAAATCGGTTTCTTTTATAACCCGCGATATTACAAAAAGGAAGAGAGCGGAAAAGGCGCTTCTGCTGAGCGAAAGCAAATACAAAGATCTTTCGGAGCTTCTACCGCAATCAATATTCGAAGTGGATATAAGCGGAAATCTCACTTTTGCCAACGAGCTTGCATTCAGCACATTCGGATACAGCAAAGAGGATTTTTCAAAGAATTTATCTGTAATTCAGATGATTGCCCCGTCCGATAGGGAGAAGGCTAAAAGAAATCTGGAAAGGGTTCTTAGAGGCGACAAATCCGACACACACGAATACAGTGCTATGAGGAAGGACGGTTCAACGTTTCCCGTTATGGTCTTTTCGAACCGGATATTGAACGATGGCAAAGTAATCGGTTTAAGAGGCGTAATTGTCGATATTACAGAAAGGATACAGTACGAGAGAGCATTGCAGGAAAGCGAAACCAGATACCGCTCCCTTATCGAAAACTCACCTATAGCAATCGGAATATCACGCAATCTGAAATTTGTATATGTCAACCCCGCTTTTGCAAAAATGTACGGATACAATAATCCTGAAGAGCTGACTAACCGGCCGCTTTCAGACGCGGTCTCGCAAAAGGATCTTAAAGAATTTATAGACCGGGCAAGTAAAAGAGAAAAAGGATTACCCGTTGAGAATGAATATGAAGCTATCGGGCTCCGGAAAGACGGTTCAGAGTTCTACATTAATGCTGCTGTTACAAGAGTTGAACTGAGCGACGGCCCGGCTACTATCGGATTCTTTACGGATATAACTCAACGCAAATACGCTGAGAATGCGTTGAAAGAGAGCGAAGAAAAATACAGAGAGCTTTTCGATGCAAATCCGCAGCCGATGTGGGTCTACGATCTTCAAACACTCAAGTTCCTTGCTGTAAATGAGTCCGCAATCAATCATTACGGTTATACGAGAGATGAGTTTTTAAACATGACCATCAAGGAGATCCGTCCAGCTATAGATATTCCGAGATTGCTGGAAAGCATTAATGATTACCAGGGAATTGACCATGCCGGATTATGGCGCCATTTAAAGAAGGACGGTACTCAAATCGAAGTTGAAATTATCTCACACGCGATCATATTTAATGGAAGAAAAGCCGATCTCGTACTTGCCACCGATATAACCGAGAAACTTAGAGCTCAGGAGGAAGTCGTTAAATTATCCCGCGCAGTTGAACAGAGTCCCGTGGCTATTGTAATTACAAATACAGAAGGATTGATAGAATATGTAAATCCGAAGTACGAAGAATTGACCGGTTATAAATTCGAGGAAGTAAAAGATAAGAAAACAAATGTTTTAAGATCCGGGCATACTACAAAAGAGGAATACAGAAAGTTATGGGAGACAATAGTTTCCGGAAACGAATGGCGGGGTGAATTTCACAACAGGAAGAAGAACGGCGATCTCTTCTGGGCATCAACTTCGATCTCACCAATCAAAAACGGAGAGGATGAAGTAAAATATTATCTGGCTATCAAAGAAGATGTTACCGAACGGAAAGAATTGATGAATGAGCTGATACGTGCAAAGGAAAAAGCTGAACGTTCCAATGAATTGAAATCTGAATTTCTTGCCCAGGTATCGCATGAAATCAGGACTCCACTTAACGCAATGCTCAGTTATTCAAGATTTATTCAGGATGAACTGGAGGAAAACGGAATTACGAGTGAATTGATCGGGGAAAGCGTAGACGGTATACAGATCTCCGGAAAGAGGATTATTAGAACTATCGACCTAATACTTAATGTATCCGAACTTCAGACGGGTTTGTATGAATACTATCCGAAAGTAGTGAGTCTTAGAGAAGAAATATTAGGTCCTATAAAAAACGAATTTGCTCTGCTGGCCGAGGAAAAAAGAATCGATTTTAAAATCAATATAGAAACCGAGCATGATTCAGTTATTTGCGACGAATATTCGGTAGGACAGATCTTCAACAATCTGATCGATAATGCAATTAAATACACAAATGAAGGATTTGTAAAAGTTAATCTTTACCGAGATTTACAGGATAAACTTGTTGTGACAGTAGAAGATTCGGGAATCGGTATTTCCGAAGATTACCTGTCAGACCTCTTTACTCCGTTTTCACAAGAGGATCAAGGCTACTCGCGAAAGTTCGACGGTAACGGATTAGGAATGGCCCTGGTTAAAAAGTACTGCGAGCTGAACGAGATTGGTATCGATGTAGAGAGCTGTAAAGGAACCGGAACCAAATTCAGACTTACATTCCCTTCTGATAACACATTTAAGGTGAATTACAACTTTATGAATAGTATGGACCGGGAAAATAAATTTTAA
- a CDS encoding PAS domain S-box protein codes for MANGNRLDNNNLIAVPSRIALIYFIISFLWIFFSDKFIEQFFPDAATLSTFQTVKGLFFIGITSIIIYILIHRDVVSIQKQKMLFQSIVETSPVGITLLNEKGEFTFANREASELFGLSKKEIESRKYDSPEWIIRSLDGHPIQPEELPFYVVKRTKSPVRNVEFTIESPGKKKIYLSLNASPIYTEKSKFSGVVASISDVTKQKLYEEELNEKDLLLEETGRIAKVGGWEFDAVTLKGTWTDEVARIHDLDPSLPTNVELGVSFYTEDSRAKIEAAIKEALENGKPYDLELEMLTANNVNKWVRTIGQPVIKNNKVVKVKGSFQDITETKRAAERLKESQTFIQKITDTIPLAIYIYDIIEDRNIYTNKNIFEKLGYTPEEILQMGSNLFPSLLHPDDFKKLSQNIKRYENAQENDVLELEYRMKDKKGKFRWLHSWDVIFSRTADGKPKQILGVVEDISAKKEMQIKLAESQTQYQNLFENAPDAVFINFDDEIVLVNREFQNLMRAGEKDQLIGLSPFDIFHHDFHDNIRQRILTMRETGRPVLPIEEKIVCLDGTEIDVEVSAAPFPLHGGNAIHVILRDISDRKKSEEELQRYHNQLELLTRHLQTAREEERESIAREIHDDFGQVLTSMKMNLTFLKRNINSRNKAGEHYDLLNDIDSMAGIIDRSVIKLRKLITALRPEVLDKLGLITALEWQTEEFKKETRIECSFSTDVKELKLDKNMEISLFRILQESLNNIAKHSRASKVEVRFNRDKPGYILEITDNGIGMAKDSLTRNTYGIIGMRERAKLIKGELSISSEQNRGTKIKLFVPEL; via the coding sequence ATGGCAAATGGAAACCGGTTAGATAACAACAATCTGATTGCAGTACCATCCAGGATTGCGCTTATCTACTTTATTATTTCTTTTTTATGGATCTTCTTTTCCGATAAATTTATTGAGCAGTTCTTCCCCGATGCAGCTACTCTGTCCACATTTCAAACTGTTAAAGGATTGTTCTTTATCGGTATTACATCAATAATTATTTACATTTTAATTCACCGGGATGTGGTCTCAATCCAGAAACAGAAAATGCTATTCCAAAGCATTGTTGAAACAAGCCCTGTCGGCATTACTTTATTAAACGAAAAGGGAGAATTTACATTTGCGAATAGAGAAGCATCCGAGTTATTCGGACTTTCAAAAAAAGAGATCGAATCGCGAAAATATGATTCGCCTGAATGGATAATAAGATCCCTGGATGGACACCCGATTCAACCTGAAGAGCTTCCATTTTATGTTGTTAAAAGGACGAAATCCCCGGTAAGGAATGTTGAATTTACAATTGAATCCCCGGGCAAGAAAAAAATATATCTATCCTTAAATGCTTCTCCCATTTATACCGAAAAATCGAAATTCTCTGGTGTTGTTGCTTCGATCTCGGATGTTACTAAACAGAAACTTTATGAAGAGGAGCTGAACGAGAAAGATCTTTTACTTGAAGAAACCGGAAGAATTGCAAAAGTCGGAGGATGGGAGTTTGACGCCGTCACATTAAAAGGGACATGGACAGATGAAGTGGCACGGATTCACGATTTAGACCCTTCCCTACCGACCAATGTTGAGCTTGGTGTCAGTTTTTATACTGAAGATTCGCGCGCAAAGATTGAAGCAGCAATTAAGGAGGCACTCGAAAACGGGAAACCTTACGATCTTGAACTGGAAATGCTGACTGCTAATAATGTAAATAAATGGGTTAGGACAATCGGGCAGCCCGTTATTAAGAACAACAAAGTAGTTAAAGTGAAGGGTTCTTTTCAGGATATCACCGAGACCAAGCGTGCTGCCGAAAGATTGAAAGAATCACAGACTTTCATTCAGAAAATCACAGATACCATCCCGCTTGCAATTTATATTTACGACATAATAGAAGACCGGAACATTTATACAAACAAAAATATTTTTGAAAAGCTCGGATATACGCCCGAAGAAATATTACAGATGGGAAGTAATTTGTTCCCCAGCCTACTTCATCCGGATGATTTTAAAAAGCTTTCTCAGAACATTAAGAGATACGAAAATGCACAGGAGAATGATGTTCTGGAACTTGAATACCGGATGAAGGATAAGAAAGGGAAATTCCGGTGGCTCCATTCGTGGGATGTTATTTTCTCCAGAACAGCCGATGGAAAACCGAAACAGATACTTGGTGTTGTTGAGGATATTTCGGCAAAGAAGGAGATGCAGATCAAACTGGCCGAATCCCAGACTCAATACCAGAATCTCTTCGAGAATGCGCCGGATGCGGTCTTTATTAATTTTGACGATGAGATTGTTCTGGTAAACAGGGAATTTCAAAATCTGATGCGGGCCGGAGAAAAAGATCAGCTAATCGGACTCTCACCATTCGATATTTTTCATCACGATTTTCACGACAATATACGGCAGAGGATTTTGACAATGCGGGAAACGGGCAGACCTGTTCTGCCGATCGAAGAGAAAATAGTATGCCTGGACGGTACTGAAATAGATGTAGAAGTATCCGCCGCGCCATTCCCTTTACACGGCGGCAATGCGATTCATGTTATACTGCGGGACATAAGCGACCGTAAAAAATCTGAAGAGGAGCTTCAGAGATATCATAATCAGCTCGAGCTTCTTACAAGGCATCTTCAAACTGCAAGGGAGGAGGAGCGCGAATCGATTGCACGCGAAATACATGATGATTTCGGTCAGGTCCTTACATCCATGAAAATGAATCTTACATTCCTTAAAAGGAATATTAACAGCCGTAATAAAGCAGGAGAACATTACGATCTGCTGAACGATATCGATTCGATGGCGGGAATTATAGACCGCTCCGTGATTAAACTGAGAAAACTGATAACCGCTTTACGGCCCGAGGTTCTAGATAAGCTCGGACTAATTACAGCTCTTGAGTGGCAGACAGAGGAATTTAAAAAGGAAACCAGAATCGAATGCAGCTTTTCTACCGATGTAAAAGAACTGAAGCTGGATAAAAACATGGAAATTTCCCTGTTTAGAATTCTGCAGGAATCTTTAAACAATATAGCCAAGCACTCGCGCGCTTCAAAAGTTGAAGTAAGATTCAACAGGGATAAACCGGGATACATTCTGGAAATAACTGATAACGGAATCGGTATGGCAAAAGATAGTCTTACCAGAAATACTTACGGAATAATCGGCATGAGAGAAAGAGCAAAACTGATTAAGGGGGAACTGTCTATCTCCTCAGAGCAGAATAGAGGAACAAAAATTAAATTGTTTGTGCCTGAATTATAA